The following nucleotide sequence is from uncultured Draconibacterium sp..
GGGTTAAACTTCCGGCCAGTCCGATATTAATAACGGCATCATATTTTTTTTCGCGAAGTGCATTTGTTAAATGAAAAGTAGCAAACGAACTCCCAATGCCCGATACTAAAATGTCAATATTTAAATCTCCAAATCGGTAAGTTTTTACAAAATGACTCTCTTCCTCTACTTTCTCCAGCTCATCAACAATCAATTTTATTTCCATTGTAGTGGCTGCTACAACCAGGATTTCCATAAACTTAATTTTGTAATTTTCTGTCTCTGATGTTTTTCAAAACATGTCTTATGCAATATTCACTCTGTATTTCAATCTTGCCATTACAGCAAGTCTTCCTGTCGTTCCTTTTCAAATCCATATATCCTTTAATACTGTTTTTATAAAAAAAAGTTAATCTTTGTATCGATTAAAATTCTAACAACAATGTGTTCATTAAAGAATAACAACTCAAACGGATACCTGCGAACCGATCTATACAACGAAGAAGCAACCAGGCAACTTTCCGCTCATTACAAGGATATTCTGGAAATAGTTGGTGAAGATCCAAACCGCGAAGGACTTGATAAAACGCCGGAAAGAGTGGCCAAAGCCATGCAGTTTTTATTGCAGGGTTACGAAATAGATCCGGTTGAAATTTTAACGTCCGCCATGTTTAAAGAAGATTACCGCCAAATGGTAATTGTAAAAGATATTGAGATTTATTCGATGTGCGAACACCACATGCTTCCGTTTATCGGAAAAGCACATGTTGCTTATATTCCAAACGGAACGATAACCGGACTAAGCAAAATTGCGCGTGTTGTTGATGTATTTGCACGCCGTTTGCAGGTTCAGGAGCGCTTAACAACTCAAATAAAAGACTGTATTCAGGACACGCTAAAACCACTTGGAGTTGCTGTTGTTATTGAGGCACAGCACCTTTGTATGCAAATGCGCGGTGTACAAAAACAACATTCGATAACAACTACATCGGATTTTACCGGTGCTTTTGAAAAGGTAGCTACCCGCGAGGAGTTTATAAAACTGATTAGTACAAAGCTTAGCTAAGCTTTTACAAAAACTCGATACAAACCGGTGCCGGCAACGCTATTTGTTTACCACTGAATTTTGGCATTCCGGTTTCCGTGTTAATCTTAAAAACCGTAATATTATGACTGCGTTGATTGGCAACCAGCATCCATTCGCCATTGGGTGTAATTCCAAAATTCCGCGGCCAGTCGCCTTCCACCGGAACGGTTCCTAAAAATGATAATTTCTCATCGGGTTTTACTTTGAATACAGCAATGGAATTGTGCCCCCGGTTTGAGCCATATAAATATTGCCCGTCTTTCGAAAAATGTATATCGGCACAATAACTCTCGCCGTCAAAGTCCTTTGGTAAAGTTGAAATATTCTGAAACACCGACCACGTATCGCCATTTTCCCGAACTGCCGAAATCGTTGAGTTTAGCTCGTTTATTACATAAATAACCTCTTCGGTTGGATGAAAAGCAAAATGCCTTGGACCCGAACCGGCCGGAAGTTTTACAAATTCCTGCTCGTAACGCCCCAGGTTTCCATCCTGAAAATGAAAAATATTCAACTGGTCAGTTCCCAGGTCGGCACTAAAAATACTTGGCTCGGTTGATGAAAATTTTATGGAATGTGCGTGTGGCTGTGTTTGATTAGGATGCACACTTGATCCGTTGTTATGAACAACAGTGAGTGCTTTCTCAAGGCTGCCATCTTCTTTTACCGGATATATCGAAGTAGTTCCTCCGCCGTAAGTTGCTATGGCCACATATTTTCTGTCGGGCGAAACATCGATATGACACGGCCCACTTCCGTTCGAAACCTGTTTATTCAAAAAGTGAAGCCCGCCATGATCATCTAGTTTATAGGCAACCACATAACCGCCAGTTGGCTCAACTTCCGGAGTGGTTCTCGAAACTGAATACATAAATTTCTTCTCAGGTCCCAATCGTAAAAACGAAGGGTTGTCTATTCCTTTAAAAGTTGTCAATAATTCAATGGCTCCTGTTTTTGTATCTAAACTGCAATAGTTGATTCCTTCAGCACCTTCATCGGTGAAAGTACCTACATAAAACAGTTGTTTATCCTGAGCAAACGTAGCTGTAATACTTAGAAAAAGAAAAAGGCAATTAAACAAAATATTTCGCAACATAATTGTATCTTTAATAAACGCTAAAATTAAAAAATTATGCAAAAACCTGTAATAGCCGAAAAGGCACCAAAAGCACTAACCCTGGAACCGGGGACTTATTATTGGTGCGCATGTGGAAAAAGTAAAAACCAGCCTTTTTGCGACGGTTCACATCAAGGATCAGAGTTTACCCCGCTACCCTTTAATATCGAGGAAAAAAAGGAAGTGTGGTTGTGTCAGTGCAAACACTCCAACAACAAGCCATTTTGCGATGGCACCCATCGGAAATTATAGTTTATAACATTTTAAACTTTCGAAAAATCGTCTTTTGAAGCATTGCAAAGCGGACATTTCCAGTCCTCGGGCAAATCTTCAAAAGGCGTTCCGGGAGGTATTCCCATTGTCGGATCACCCTCTTCAGGATCGTATTGAAACCCGCAAATATTACAAGAGTAAATTCCGTCGTCACTTTCTGTTTTCCTTTTCGTCTCTGGCTCTTCAACAACCTCCTCATAAACAACCGGTTCCGGCTCGTCCTCCAACTTGTCTTTATCAATGTAAGTAGGAGCATTCTTGGGCGATCGCATTTTATACTTGGCATGATAATAAGCATAGGTCAGCGGCTCATCATCCGAAAGCTTATCTCCGTCGACCACCTCGGCGGTAATCAGGTAGTGCGAGCCAACATCAGCATAATCAATAACTTCGCAATCAAACCATGCCACCGATGAATCAACGACAATTGGTGCACCCGTTTTTGCCACAATGGTCTGAACACCCTGAAATTTATCGATATCAGCACCCGACATAAAACCAAACTTACCAATTAAAGATGTATCAACTTCTTTCTTCAATACCGAGATTGAAAACTTTTTACTATCAATTATCTTCTGCGCCGAATGGTTATTTTTATTACAGCTAATGGCAATTTTCGAGGGGTCGGCCGTTATCTGAAAAGCAGTATTGGCAATGTAACCGGCTTTTTCACCGTTTAATTCTGTGGCTATTAAATACAAGCCATAACTAAGTTTATGAAATGCGGAATAATTCATTCTTTTCTGTTTTTGAATTTCATTTGTTTAAATTTAACAATACATTTTAGATTACACCGCGATTCACAGGTTAAATTACGAAACTACTTATAAAGCCTGCGGTAACCTTGTATTAAAGCGAACAAAATCCGACATAAAAACTGCTTTACCACAACGATACAGAATTTCAATATGGGAAGTAACTCACATTTTTTTTGCGATTTCTTTTACTCTTGAAAATATTAAAAAATAGTGGCTCTGACGGCTTGAAAACACCCCGAACGATATTTACAGATTCGAATTAAAACAACGAAAATCGGGACAATTAATTTTAAAATGGGAATCGATCCTTAAAATTTTCCAGTATTTGGACATTTACTTTGATTAATTCTCACATTTCACTATTTTTAACAACTCTAAATAAATAAAGAATGGCCAACCAAAAACTCAAAAACAACTATAAAGTATACATTGTTGAAGACAATGTACTTTATGCCCGTGTACTGAAAAAACAGCTATTGGATGATCAGCTGCAGGTAAAAGTATTCAACAACGGGACAGATTTCATCAACGCAATGAGCGAAAAACCTGATGTGGTTACACTCGACTACACGCTTCCTGATATGACAGGAAAAGAAGTGCTGGCCAAAATTCAGGAAAAAATACCGGATACACATGTAATTGTAATCTCGGCGCAAGACGATATATCAACGGCAATCGAGCTGATGAAAAACGGTGCGTACGATTACATAATGAAAGCGCCTGACACCCGGGAAAAACTGAGCAATATTATCCGAAGAATTTACCAGACTGACCAACTTCAAACCGAAAACACCAACCTAAAAGAAGCTGTTGCCGAGAAATATAATTTCAAAAACCTGATTAAAGGTAATAGCCGCGAAATTGAACATGTGTTTGAGTTAATGAACAAAGCAACACAAACCAATATTTCAGTATCTATTTCGGGAGAAACCGGAACAGGTAAAGAACTGGTTGCCAAAGGAATTCACTACAATTCGAAACGCAGTGCCAAACCATTTATAGCAGTAAACGTGTCGGCGATTCCGGATGGGTTGATTGAGAGCGAATTGTTTGGGCACGAAAAAGGAGCTTTTACGGGTGCTGATTTTCAAAAGATCGGAAAATTTGAGGCTGCAAACGGGGGAACACTTTTCCTTGACGAAATTGCCGACCTCAATTTAAACCTTCAGGCAAAACTATTACGTGTTTTACAAGAACGGGAGTTAGTACGTTTGGGAGGACACGATGTCATACCTTTGGATGTACGTATTATTTCGGCAACGCATAAAAACCTGGCAACACTTTCGGGCGACGACCAGTTCAGACAAGACCTTTATTATCGTTTGCTTGGTTTGCCAATTGAAATTCCACCATTACGCCAACGTGGAAATGATAAGATTTTACTGGCTAAGTTTTTTGTTGATGAGTTTTGCCGCGAAAACGATATGGAGCCAAAAACACTTTCGTCGGAAGCAAAACAAATGTTATCGAACTACCACTATCCTGGAAATATCAGGGAGTTGAAAGCCATTATGGAATTGGCTTGCGTAATGTGTAGCCGCGATGTGATAAAACCGAGCCACCTGAATATGAACGTTGACGAAAGTGTACAAAACCTGCTTGCCCAGGAAAAAACACTGGAAGAATACAACAACGAAATCGTAAAATTCTTTTTGAATAAATACAATCAGAATGTACGTTTGGTAGCATCGAAATTAGGAATTGGGAAATCGACCATTTATCGAATGTTACAAAAGCACATGGATTAATCAGAGGATTAACAGCATAAAAAATCCCGGACTTTAAAACCCGGGATTTTTATTTTGTCATGATCTTGATTATCTATCCTTCGTAACTGTTCACTCCAACAGTTTCCATTTTACGATCAACTTTTTTTACCAAGCCTTGCAAAACTTTGCCCGGACCAACTTCGGTGAACGAAGTAGCGCCGTCGGCAATCATATTTTCTACGATCTGTGTCCATTTTACAGGCGCAGTAAGCTGAGCAATCAGGTTTTCTTTAATAACTGCAGGATCAGAAACCGGTTTTGCATCAACATTCTGGTAAACCGGACAAGTTGGCTGATTAAATGTAGTTGCCTCAATGGCAGCAGCCAACTCTTCGCGGGCAGGCTCCATAAACGGCGAGTGGAAAGCTCCACCTACAACCAGTTTCAACGCGCGTTTTGCACCCTTTTCAGTTAACAACGCACAAGCTTTGTCGATTCCGGCTTCAGAACCTGAAATTACCAACTGCCCCGGACAGTTGTAGTTTGCAGGAACGACCACATCGTCGATTTCAGCACAAACTTCTTCCACAACTGCATCTTCCAAACCAACAATAGCAGCCATAGTTGATGGTTCAACTTCGCATGCTTTTTGCATAGCCATAGCACGTTGCGCAACCAGTTTCAAACCGTCTTCAAAATTCAGCGTTCCGTTAGCAACCAATGCCGAAAACTCACCCAGCGAGTGACCGGCAACCATATCAGGAGCGTAGTCCTTCAAGGTTTTCGCCAACAATACCGAGTGTAAGAAAATGGCTGGTTGGGTTACTTTTGTTTGTTTCAGGTCGTCAACTTCACCTTCAAACATAATATCGGTAATATTGAAACCTAAAATATCATTTGCTTTTTCGAATAATGCTTTTGCTTCAGCAGAATTTTCATATAAATCCTTTCCCATTCCCGGGAATTGAGCTCCCTGACCAGGGAATACAAATGCCTTCATCTCATTAAAATTTTTAGTTTTTAACTGTATTCGATGTATCTCTCGATGAAATTTCAAGTGCATTCAAAGTTTAGCACTTCAAATTTCATGTTCGATTCATAATTTTTTGTTTTTAAAAATCTGGCGGCAAAGTTAACTTAAATTCATAAGCTCAAAATTCTTTCCTGCACGAATAGGGATAAATTGATGGTTTTTTAGAATCGAAATCGAAAATCGGGTTATTTGGGTCGAGAATTATGCAAAAATTAAAA
It contains:
- the folE gene encoding GTP cyclohydrolase I FolE, translated to MCSLKNNNSNGYLRTDLYNEEATRQLSAHYKDILEIVGEDPNREGLDKTPERVAKAMQFLLQGYEIDPVEILTSAMFKEDYRQMVIVKDIEIYSMCEHHMLPFIGKAHVAYIPNGTITGLSKIARVVDVFARRLQVQERLTTQIKDCIQDTLKPLGVAVVIEAQHLCMQMRGVQKQHSITTTSDFTGAFEKVATREEFIKLISTKLS
- a CDS encoding lactonase family protein, which gives rise to MLRNILFNCLFLFLSITATFAQDKQLFYVGTFTDEGAEGINYCSLDTKTGAIELLTTFKGIDNPSFLRLGPEKKFMYSVSRTTPEVEPTGGYVVAYKLDDHGGLHFLNKQVSNGSGPCHIDVSPDRKYVAIATYGGGTTSIYPVKEDGSLEKALTVVHNNGSSVHPNQTQPHAHSIKFSSTEPSIFSADLGTDQLNIFHFQDGNLGRYEQEFVKLPAGSGPRHFAFHPTEEVIYVINELNSTISAVRENGDTWSVFQNISTLPKDFDGESYCADIHFSKDGQYLYGSNRGHNSIAVFKVKPDEKLSFLGTVPVEGDWPRNFGITPNGEWMLVANQRSHNITVFKINTETGMPKFSGKQIALPAPVCIEFL
- a CDS encoding CDGSH iron-sulfur domain-containing protein; translated protein: MQKPVIAEKAPKALTLEPGTYYWCACGKSKNQPFCDGSHQGSEFTPLPFNIEEKKEVWLCQCKHSNNKPFCDGTHRKL
- a CDS encoding flavin reductase, yielding MNYSAFHKLSYGLYLIATELNGEKAGYIANTAFQITADPSKIAISCNKNNHSAQKIIDSKKFSISVLKKEVDTSLIGKFGFMSGADIDKFQGVQTIVAKTGAPIVVDSSVAWFDCEVIDYADVGSHYLITAEVVDGDKLSDDEPLTYAYYHAKYKMRSPKNAPTYIDKDKLEDEPEPVVYEEVVEEPETKRKTESDDGIYSCNICGFQYDPEEGDPTMGIPPGTPFEDLPEDWKCPLCNASKDDFSKV
- a CDS encoding sigma-54 dependent transcriptional regulator, with translation MANQKLKNNYKVYIVEDNVLYARVLKKQLLDDQLQVKVFNNGTDFINAMSEKPDVVTLDYTLPDMTGKEVLAKIQEKIPDTHVIVISAQDDISTAIELMKNGAYDYIMKAPDTREKLSNIIRRIYQTDQLQTENTNLKEAVAEKYNFKNLIKGNSREIEHVFELMNKATQTNISVSISGETGTGKELVAKGIHYNSKRSAKPFIAVNVSAIPDGLIESELFGHEKGAFTGADFQKIGKFEAANGGTLFLDEIADLNLNLQAKLLRVLQERELVRLGGHDVIPLDVRIISATHKNLATLSGDDQFRQDLYYRLLGLPIEIPPLRQRGNDKILLAKFFVDEFCRENDMEPKTLSSEAKQMLSNYHYPGNIRELKAIMELACVMCSRDVIKPSHLNMNVDESVQNLLAQEKTLEEYNNEIVKFFLNKYNQNVRLVASKLGIGKSTIYRMLQKHMD
- the fabD gene encoding ACP S-malonyltransferase, translated to MKAFVFPGQGAQFPGMGKDLYENSAEAKALFEKANDILGFNITDIMFEGEVDDLKQTKVTQPAIFLHSVLLAKTLKDYAPDMVAGHSLGEFSALVANGTLNFEDGLKLVAQRAMAMQKACEVEPSTMAAIVGLEDAVVEEVCAEIDDVVVPANYNCPGQLVISGSEAGIDKACALLTEKGAKRALKLVVGGAFHSPFMEPAREELAAAIEATTFNQPTCPVYQNVDAKPVSDPAVIKENLIAQLTAPVKWTQIVENMIADGATSFTEVGPGKVLQGLVKKVDRKMETVGVNSYEG